A genomic stretch from Coregonus clupeaformis isolate EN_2021a chromosome 23, ASM2061545v1, whole genome shotgun sequence includes:
- the LOC121537071 gene encoding nectin-3 isoform X1, whose protein sequence is MLRKLCCVILLIIQRDTESIRVIGGCRTVVQGEDVDLSCRLIETTEDLEEITWQKSTLEETQNHNFLLIYHNGVTNFIAPKGLKGRVQFIGNPSENLGSIRITAVRLLDEGTFTCTFSVFPSGAYNTEIPLTVLVPPVVCVTVGVPPVIGENEVVLATCVAAGAKPQAEVKWISGTFGSLLMTMTNSTQHANGTTTVLSHLLGVPTRAANQQQVQCVVNQSALTTERSYNYTINIHYPPQSVNITLSEASKATVFLCVADGNPQPNYTWSRVVQPWPVSSVRAEGDILHLLSLNSELNGLYVCEASNPYGRATGSLYVHTSSETSAACWVLLIVILCLIVTAAALVWYWRKYGQCPWNSIMANHQFQAPPQVEEDEPGTSGF, encoded by the exons ATGTTACGGAAGCTGTGCTGTGTGATTCTACTCATCATCCAGAGGGATACAGAAA GTATACGGGTGATTGGTGGATGTAGGACTGTGGTACAGGGGGAGGATGTGGACTTATCCTGCAGACTGATAGAGACAACCGAGGACCTCGAAGAGATAACATGGCAGAAAAGTACTTTGGAAGAAACACAGAACCATAATTTTCTGCTGATTTATCACAATGGGGTTACTAACTTTATTGCACCAAAAGGATTGAAAGGTAGAGTCCAGTTTATTGGAAACCCATCAGAAAACCTTGGATCTATTAGAATAACAGCTGTCAGACTGTTGGATGAAGGCACCTTCACATGTACCTTCAGTGTTTTCCCCAGTGGAGCATACAATACAGAGATTCCTCTGACTGTGCTTG TTCCTCCAGTAGTGTGTGTGACAGTTGGTGTTCCTCCTGTCATTGGGGAGAATGAGGTTGTCTTGGCAACCTGTGTGGCTGCTGGTGCCAAGCCACAGGCAGAAGTGAAGTGGATTTCAGGTACATTCGGCAGTTTGTTGATGACAATGACAAACTCCACCCAGCACGCCAATGGAACTACCACAGTACTCAGCCACCTGCTCGGGGTGCCAACCAGAGCAGCCAATCAGCAGCAGGTCCAGTGTGTGGTCAACCAGTCTGCCCTGACAACAGAAAGGAGCTACAACTACACCATAAACATCCACT atcCACCTCAGTCAGTGAACATCACCCTTAGTGAGGCCTCTAAAGCCACAGTCTTCCTATGTGTAGCAGATGGCAACCCACAACCCAACTACACCTGGAGCAG agtGGTCCAGCCATGGCCTGTGTCTTCAGTGAGAGCAGAGGGAGACATACTGCACCTCCTCAGTCTCAACTCTGAGCTGAATGGTCTCTATGTCTGTGAGGCCTCCAACCCCTACGGACGAGCAACTGGCTCCCTCTATGTACACACATCCTCTG AGACCTCTGCTGCCTGTTGGGTTCTACTCATTGTCATTCTATGTCTGATTGTTACTGCGGCTGCACTCGTATGGTACTGGAGGAAATACGGACAGTGTCCTTG GAATTCAATCATGGCCAATCACCAGTTCCAGGCACCCCCACAG GTTGAGGAAGATGAACCTGGGACGTCTGGGTTCTAA
- the LOC121537071 gene encoding nectin-3 isoform X2, which produces MLRKLCCVILLIIQRDTESIRVIGGCRTVVQGEDVDLSCRLIETTEDLEEITWQKSTLEETQNHNFLLIYHNGVTNFIAPKGLKGRVQFIGNPSENLGSIRITAVRLLDEGTFTCTFSVFPSGAYNTEIPLTVLVPPVVCVTVGVPPVIGENEVVLATCVAAGAKPQAEVKWISGTFGSLLMTMTNSTQHANGTTTVLSHLLGVPTRAANQQQVQCVVNQSALTTERSYNYTINIHYPPQSVNITLSEASKATVFLCVADGNPQPNYTWSRVVQPWPVSSVRAEGDILHLLSLNSELNGLYVCEASNPYGRATGSLYVHTSSGRYCITTN; this is translated from the exons ATGTTACGGAAGCTGTGCTGTGTGATTCTACTCATCATCCAGAGGGATACAGAAA GTATACGGGTGATTGGTGGATGTAGGACTGTGGTACAGGGGGAGGATGTGGACTTATCCTGCAGACTGATAGAGACAACCGAGGACCTCGAAGAGATAACATGGCAGAAAAGTACTTTGGAAGAAACACAGAACCATAATTTTCTGCTGATTTATCACAATGGGGTTACTAACTTTATTGCACCAAAAGGATTGAAAGGTAGAGTCCAGTTTATTGGAAACCCATCAGAAAACCTTGGATCTATTAGAATAACAGCTGTCAGACTGTTGGATGAAGGCACCTTCACATGTACCTTCAGTGTTTTCCCCAGTGGAGCATACAATACAGAGATTCCTCTGACTGTGCTTG TTCCTCCAGTAGTGTGTGTGACAGTTGGTGTTCCTCCTGTCATTGGGGAGAATGAGGTTGTCTTGGCAACCTGTGTGGCTGCTGGTGCCAAGCCACAGGCAGAAGTGAAGTGGATTTCAGGTACATTCGGCAGTTTGTTGATGACAATGACAAACTCCACCCAGCACGCCAATGGAACTACCACAGTACTCAGCCACCTGCTCGGGGTGCCAACCAGAGCAGCCAATCAGCAGCAGGTCCAGTGTGTGGTCAACCAGTCTGCCCTGACAACAGAAAGGAGCTACAACTACACCATAAACATCCACT atcCACCTCAGTCAGTGAACATCACCCTTAGTGAGGCCTCTAAAGCCACAGTCTTCCTATGTGTAGCAGATGGCAACCCACAACCCAACTACACCTGGAGCAG agtGGTCCAGCCATGGCCTGTGTCTTCAGTGAGAGCAGAGGGAGACATACTGCACCTCCTCAGTCTCAACTCTGAGCTGAATGGTCTCTATGTCTGTGAGGCCTCCAACCCCTACGGACGAGCAACTGGCTCCCTCTATGTACACACATCCTCTG GAAGGTACTGTATAACAACTAACTAA